A single region of the Raphanus sativus cultivar WK10039 chromosome 1, ASM80110v3, whole genome shotgun sequence genome encodes:
- the LOC130511899 gene encoding uncharacterized protein LOC130511899, with protein MFLVRCCFLLHITLRDDDYFPRNTVSRSRLSIEDGVGRKVIFLSSCLDARACLVGPCPSMEATHLTHQLKTMAQNLQVWSLEHVHRQRNSVAQKIVDNVTKDLRLQSYTATGGPTWLSPLINAEAEPTNAIQ; from the exons ATGTTCTTGGTGAGATGTTGTTTTCTCCTTCACATTACCTTACGTGATGACGACTACTTCCCCCGTAACACGGTGTCGAGATCCAGGCTCTCAATAGAAGACGGTGTAGGACGAAAAG ttatatttttatcttcttGTCTGGATGCCCGTGCGTGTCTGGTAGGTCCCTGCCCTTCTATGGAAGCAACGCATTTGACTCACCAACTCAAAACAATGGCTCAAAACCTGCAAGTTTGGTCTCTAGAACATGTCCATCGCCAAAGGAACTCGGTGGCGCAGAAAATTGTAGACAATGTTACTAAAGACCTCCGGTTACAGTCTTATACTGCTACGGGTGGTCCTACATGGCTGAGCCCCCTGATCAATGCTGAAGCTGAACCCACGAACGCTATTCAGTGA
- the LOC108805958 gene encoding squamosa promoter-binding-like protein 14 — protein MEEVGGQVASPIFIHQSLSPMGRKRNLYHHQIPPNRLLPPSQPQHQQWSSNMWDWDSRRFEAKPVEESQVGEEERRGLDLNLGSCLNNASNALEEEAAARPSKKGRSGSPGNYPVCQVDNCSQDLSHGKDYHRRHKVCEVHSKATKALVGKQMQRFCQQCSRFHLLSEFDEGKRSCRRRLAGHNRRRRKTTHPEEVASGVVVPGNRDNNTSNANMDLMALLTALACAQGKNEVRPMGSPAVPQREQLLQILNKINALPLPMDLVSKLNNIGSLARKNTDHQVVNPQNDVNGASPSTMDLLAVLSETLGSSSPDALAILSQGGFGTKDNDKAKLSSYDHVATTNLEKRTVGGERSSSSNQSPSQDSDSHAQDTRSSLSLQLFTSSPEDESRPRKYYSSASSNPVEDRSPSSSPVMQELFPLQRSPETMRSKNHNNTSPVRTGGCLPLDLFGASNRGAANPNFKGFGQQCGYASSGSDYSPPSLNSDAQDRTGKIVFKLLDKDPSQLPGTLRTEIYNWLSNIPSEMESYIRPGCVVLSVYVAMSPASWEQLEQNLLQRVAVMLQDSHSGFWRNSRFIVNTGRQLASHKNGRIRCSKSWRTWNSPELISVSPVAVVAGEKTSLVVKGRSLTNDGISIRCTHMGSYVSMEATGAASKRAIFDELNVKCFRVNNAQPGFLGRCFIEVENGFRGDSFPLIIANSSICKELNRLEEEFHPTEKQAQTSDHRPTSREETLCFLNELGWLFQKNQTTEQPREQSEFSLSRFKFLLVCSVERDFCSVIRTLLDMLVERNVVNDEPNREALDMLAEIQLLNRAVKRKNKKMVELLIHYSVNLGSSKKLVFLPNITGPGGITPLHLAACTSDSDDMVDLLTNDPQEIGLSSWNSLCDATGQTPYSYAAMRNNHTYNSLVARKLADKTNKQVSLNIEGEIVVDQLGLSRRLSTEMNKSSCASCATVDLKYRRRASGSHRLFPTPIIHSMLAVATVCVCVCVFMHAFPIVRQGSHFSWGGLDYGSI, from the exons atggaagaaGTAGGAGGTCAGGTAGCTTCTCCGATATTCATACACCAATCGCTTTCTCCGATGGGGAGAAAACGCAACCTCTATCACCACCAGATCCCCCCCAACCGTCTCCTTCCTCCATCTCAGCCTCAGCATCAGCAGTGGAGCTCTAACATGTGGGATTGGGATAGCCGCAGATTCGAAGCTAAACCCGTGGAAGAATCTCAGgtaggagaagaagagaggagagggCTTGATTTGAATCTCGGAAGCTGTCTAAACAACGCCAGCAACGCCTTGGAGGAGGAAGCAGCAGCTAGACCGAGCAAGAAGGGTCGGTCTGGATCTCCGGGGAACTATCCGGTTTGCCAGGTGGACAATTGTAGTCAAGATTTGTCTCATGGTAAGGATTACCATCGAAGGCATAAAGTTTGCGAAGTTCATAGCAAAGCTACTAAAGCTCTCGTTGGCAAACAGATGCAGAGGTTCTGCCAACAGTGCAGCAG GTTTCATCTTCTTTCTGAGTTTGATGAGGGGAAAAGAAGTTGTAGGCGTCGGTTGGCTGGCCACAACCGTCGTAGGAGGAAAACTACTCACCCGGAGGAGGTCGCTTCTGGTGTTGTGGTTCCAGGGAACCGTGATAATAATACATCTAATGCCAATATGGATCTTATGGCTTTGTTGACCGCCTTAGCTTGTGCACAAG GTAAGAATGAGGTAAGGCCGATGGGGTCTCCAGCTGTGCCTCAACGAGAGCAGCTTCTTCAGATACTTAACAAGATAAATGCATTGCCTTTGCCCATGGATCTCGTCTCTAAGCTCAACAATATTGGAAGTTTAGCCAGGAAAAATACTGATCACCAAGTGGTGAACCCTCAAAACGATGTGAACGGGGCTTCTCCTTCCACCATGGATCTGCTTGCTGTTCTTTCCGAAACGTTAGGCTCATCTTCACCTGATGCGCTAGCCATATTGTCTCAAGGTGGGTTTGGTACAAAAGACAATGACAAGGCTAAGTTATCTTCTTATGACCATGTTGCTACAACGAACTTGGAGAAGAGAACAGTTGGTGGGGAGAGAAGCAGTAGCAGTAACCAATCTCCTTCTCAGGATTCAGATTCACATGCTCAAGACACTAGGTCTAGCTTGTCCTTACAACTATTCACCTCCTCACCCGAGGATGAGAGTCGACCGAGAAAGTATTATTCGTCTGCCAGTAGCAACCCTGTGGAGGATagatctccatcttcatctccTGTCATGCAAGAGTTATTCCCATTGCAGAGGTCCCCTGAAACCATGAGGTCTAAGAATCATAATAACACAAGCCCCGTGAGGACTGGGGGTTGCTTGCCTCTTGACCTCTTCGGTGCATCAAATAGAGGAGCTGCGAATCCTAACTTTAAAGGATTCGGGCAACAGTGTGGTTATGCGTCTTCTGGTTCTGACTACTCTCCTCCTAGCTTAAACTCTGATGCTCAG GACCGCACTGGAAAGATAGTCTTCAAACTACTTGACAAAGATCCAAGTCAGCTCCCTGGAACGTTACGAACTGAG ATCTATAACTGGCTGTCGAACATTCCATCAGAAATGGAAAGTTATATCAGGCCTGGCTGTGTTGTTCTATCTGTCTATGTAGCCATGTCACCTGCGTCGTGGGAACAA ctcGAGCAAAACTTGCTGCAACGGGTTGCTGTTATGTTACAAGATTCTCATTCAGGTTTTTGGAGGAACTCGAGGTTTATAGTTAACACAGGCAGACAGCTCGCTTCACACAAAAATG GTAGAATTCGCTGTAGCAAATCATGGAGAACTTGGAATTCACCAGAGCTCATCTCAGTGTCACCTGTAGCTGTGGTAGCTGGTGAAAAAACAAGTTTGGTAGTAAAAGGTAGAAGCTTGACTAATGATGGGATCAg TATACGTTGCACACATATGGGTAGCTACGTGTCAATGGAGGCAACAGGGGCAGCGTCTAAACGAGCCATATTTGACGAGTTGAATGTAAAATGTTTCAGAGTCAACAACGCACAACCTGGTTTTCTTGGACGCTGTTTCATTGAG GTGGAGAATGGGTTTAGGGGTGACAGTTTCCCATTGATAATTGCCAATTCATCCATCTGCAAAGAGTTAAATCGCCTTGAAGAGGAGTTTCACCCGACAGAGAAACAAGCGCAGACCTCAGATCACCGTCCCACATCAAGAGAAGAGACTTTATGTTTCTTGAACGAGCTTGGTTGGCTTTTCCAGAAGAACCAAACCACCGAGCAGCCTCGGGAACAATCCGAGTTTTCCCTTTCCCGCTTCAAGTTTTTGCTCGTCTGTTCAGTTGAAAGAGACTTTTGCTCTGTCATCAGAACCCTTCTCGACATGTTGGTAGAGAGAAATGTAGTGAATGATGAGCCGAACAGAGAAGCGTTGGATATGCTCGCGGAGATTCAGTTGCTGAATCGTGCTGTTaagaggaaaaacaaaaagatggTGGAACTACTCATTCATTACTCTGTTAATCTCGGTTCCTCTAAAAAGCTGGTCTTCTTACCCAATATAACCGGACCTGGCGGTATCACACCTTTACATTTAGCTGCTTGTACATCTGATTCAGATGATATGGTTGATCTTCTCACCAATGATCCACAAGAG ATCGGATTATCGAGCTGGAACTCTCTGTGCGATGCAACAGGGCAAACTCCATATAGCTACGCTGCAATGAGGAACAACCATACGTATAACTCATTGGTGGCTCGTAAACTTGcagacaaaacaaacaaacaagtcTCACTAAACATTGAGGGCGAGATTGTTGTTGACCAGTTGGGACTCAGCAGGAGATTAAGTACAGAGATGAACAAGTCTTCATGCGCCTCGTGCGCAACTGTGGATTTAAAGTATAGGAGGAGAGCCTCAGGCTCGCACCGTTTGTTCCCAACTCCTATCATTCACTCAATGCTTGCGGTTGCGACTGTATGCGTTTGCGTCTGCGTTTTCATGCATGCTTTCCCAATCGTCCGACAAGGATCTCACTTCAGCTGGGGAGGTTTGGATTATGGCTCCATCTag
- the LOC108861823 gene encoding protein VACUOLELESS GAMETOPHYTES, translated as MIRSKSIVINSNSTNNSAVAAAAVAIRRSASNATAATAVVHTNDLNRKPPRSRFVEFPVSPQLMRGEEMVHFGHPRHVLVKVELPDIYTCAGCKEEGAGIRYVCQECDYQLHEFCASAPPVLKAHPLHYQHQLLFFAKPAKGGIMKSKCDVCGRSPKGYTFRCKACSFQMHPGCAMLSPSLSSSSLHHHPLQLLSSSAANNTGGDHSGGFLCGECKRGKRVGRVYRCTVCDYHLHAVCAKDAAVNGLRANGHKGRDRSPAVLGTAARVASQVVIDFLGGIMEGLGEGVGEAILDGVTRGGGGGGRGGGNGGVTRVIPRVRGG; from the exons ATGATCAGAAGCAAATCCATAGTCATCAATTCCAATTCCACAAACAACTCTGCTGTGGCCGCCGCAGCCGTAGCTATTAGACGTTCTGCCTCAAACGCTACCGCCGCAACAGCCGTGGTACATACTAATGATCTTAACAGAAAACCACCTCGATCACGGTTCGTAGAGTTTCCGGTATCTCCTCAACTGATGAGAGGGGAAGAGATGGTTCATTTCGGACATCCGCGACACGTGCTGGTCAAAGTTGAGTTGCCTGATATCTACACGTGTGCAGGGTGCAAAGAAGAAGGAGCTGGGATTAGGTATGTGTGCCAAGAGTGCGATTATCAGCTCCATGAATTTTGTGCTTCGGCTCCTCCTGTACTCAAGGCACATCCTCTACATTACCAGCATCAGCTTCTCTTCTTTGCCAAGCCCG CGAAAGGAGGAATAATGAAATCGAAATGCGACGTGTGTGGAAGATCACCAAAAGGTTACACTTTCAGATGCAAAGCTTGCAGTTTCCAGATGCATCCTGGCTGCGCCATGTTATCTCCttccctctcctcctcctccctccACCACCACCCTCTCCAGCtcctctcctcctccgccgccaaCAACACCGGCGGAGACCACTCTGGAGGATTCCTCTGTGGAGAGTGCAAGAGAGGTAAGCGAGTCGGGAGGGTTTACCGTTGCACCGTTTGCGATTACCACTTGCACGCGGTCTGCGCCAAGGACGCCGCCGTGAACGGCCTCCGAGCAAACGGACACAAAGGAAGGGATAGGTCTCCGGCGGTTTTGGGAACGGCGGCGAGGGTGGCGTCGCAGGTTGTGATTGATTTTCTTGGTGGTATAATGGAAGGTCTCGGTGAAGGTGTTGGTGAAGCTATTTTGGACGGTGTGACTAGAGGCGGCGGCGGTGGCGGCCGCGGAGGAGGAAATGGAGGTGTTACTAGGGTAATTCCACGTGTCAGAGGAGGGTAA
- the LOC108843637 gene encoding protein RGF1 INDUCIBLE TRANSCRIPTION FACTOR 1, with translation MGPMIKTEEHQEDYMSPPWLMPMLRGSYFVPCSIHADSNKNECNLFCLDCAGNTFCSYCLVKHKDHRVVQIRRSSYHNVVRVNEIQKYIDISCVQTYIINSAKIVFLNERPQPRIGKGVTNTCEICCRSLLDSFRFCSLGCKLGGMKRGDQSLTFSLRGKHGREYQGGSESDEATTPTKMRKTNAFNRLMSGLSISTVRHDEYGPGGDQRSLSSGDEGGFSFSPGTPPIYNHRNSSRRKGIPHRAPF, from the exons ATG GGTCCAATGATAAAAACAGAGGAACACCAAGAAGACTATATGAGTCCGCCGTGGCTAATGCCAATGCTACGAGGCAGCTATTTCGTCCCATGTTCGATCCATGCTGATTCCAACAAAAACGAATGCAACTTGTTCTGTCTGGACTGTGCTGGAAATACTTTTTGCTCTTACTGTTTGGTCAAACATAAAGATCATCGTGTTGTTCAG ATAAGGAGATCTTCTTACCACAACGTGGTGAGAGTGAATGAGATCCAGAAGTACATAGACATCTCCTGCGTTCAGACATATATCATCAACAGCGCAAAGATTGTGTTCCTCAATGAAAGACCTCAACCAAGAATCGGAAAAGGTGTTACAAATACTTGCGAGATATGTTGCAGAAGCCTTCTTGATTCTTTCCGCTTCTGTTCTCTCGGTTGTaag CTTGGGGGAATGAAGAGAGGAGATCAAAGTTTGACTTTTTCTTTGAGAGGGAAGCATGGGAGAGAGTACCAAGGTGGGTCGGAATCGGATGAGGCTACCACACCGACTAAGATGCGTAAGACCAATGCTTTCAACCGTCTCATGAGTGGTCTTTCTATTTCTACCGTTAGGCACGATGAATATGGACCAGGTGGTGATCAGCGCTCGTTGAGTTCGGGCGACGAAGGTGGTTTCAGCTTCTCTCCCGGAACACCTCCGATTTACAATCACCGAAACTCAAGTAGACGGAAAGGAATCCCTCACCGTGCTCcgttctaa